Below is a window of Stappia sp. DNA.
GACGGTGATCGCCGGCAGGTCCTCGATATGCGCGACATTGTCGTAGCGCTTGGTCAGCTTCGAGGAGGGCACGGCGATCAGCTTCTCGTCCATCCCGGCCTCGTCTTCCATGAACAGCACGCCGATCGGGCGGCAGTTCATGATGGCACCGGGCACGATCGGCCGCTGGTTGGCGACGATCACGTCGACGGGATCGCCGTCGCCGCACAGGGTGTGCGGCACGAAACCGTAGTTTCCGGGATAGCGCATCGGCGTGTAGAGGAAGCGGTCGACGTACATCGCCCCCGCGTCCTTGTCCATTTCGTACTTGATGGGCTCGCCACCCACCGACACCTCGACGATGACGTTGATGTCCTCGGGCGGATTCTTGCCGATGGGCACGGCGTCGATACGCATGGATCAAGCTCCTCGATTGGTCGTTGCGCGCTGTATCGCAAGCGAGCCGACCGAAGGCAAGCCGGAAATGGTGCACTGCAACTTAAGACTACCGGGGCCTTGACGACACCCGTTCAGGGCAGGTCCCAGGGCGGTTCGGCCGCCATGAGACGCAGGCCGCCGCCGCGCGATCCCCCGCCGCGGGCCACCAGCGGATAGTCCTCCTCCACCAGATAGGGCCCGCCGCCGACGCTGGCGCGCGAGGAGAACAGCACGAAGCGGTCGGCGATGAAGGGCTGCGCCTGGAAATCGCCGCGCTCGCTCAGCCAGCGGGCCACGTCGGCATTGGTGGAACTGCGGCACCGCGCGAGGGTGACATGGGGGATGTATTTGCGCCGCTCCGCCGGCAGCCGGAGCCGCTGCAGGATGCGCTCCTGTTCGGCCTGCAGGTCCATCAGGTCCTGCGTCGGCTCGACCCGCGCCCATACGGCATGCGGCTTGCCGTTGCCGAAGGAGCCGAGGCCGGTGAGGCGGATCTCGACCGGACGCCGCTCGATACGGGCGAAGGCATCGGCCACCTCGTCGGCCATGCGGTCGTCGATGTCGCCGATGAAGCGCAAGGTGATGTGGTAATTTTCGGGATCGATCCAGCGGGCGCCGCGCAGGCCGCCGCGAAGAAGAGAGAGCATGAGACCCGTGTCGGACGGGATCTCGAGCCCGGTGAACAGTCGAGGCATGGTCAGACCCTCCGCTGTCGCCGATGCCTCATCTCGACAGGGATTTGCCGGTCTTCGCAAGGGAAATCGAAATCGCGCGCCTTTTCAGGGTCTTTCACGCATCGCGCTGCAATGAACGCGCCGCCCCCGACCGGCGAAGGCGGCGCGTTCGAACAAGGCGGCGCGAATCACGGTGTGCGCCGCAGCGCCCTTAGGGGCAGGGGCTGCCGTGGTGTTGAAAGATCTCGGTGATCCGGTCCTCGATCTCGTCGGTGATGCGCACGTCGAGCGCCCCCAGGTCGTGCTCCAGCTGCGCGGTCGAGGTCGCGCCGAGGATGACCGACGTCAGGAAGCTGCGCGACCGCGCAAACGCGATGGCGAGCTGCGCCGGCGCGACGCCGAGATCGGCGGCGAGATCGAGATAGGCGTTGATCGCCGCCTCCGCGCCCGGTTTCTCGTAGCGCTGAAGCCGGTCGAACAGCGTCTTGCGCGCGCCCGCGGGCAGCGCGCCGTCGCGATACTTGCCGGTCAGATAGCCTTGCGCGAGCGTCGAATAGGCGAGCAGGCCGACGTTCTCGCGATGGGCGATCTCGGCCAGGCCCGTCTCGAAGGTCCGGTTGACCAGCGAATAGGCGTTCTGGATCGACACCACGCGCGGCAGGCCGAGTTTCTCG
It encodes the following:
- the thpR gene encoding RNA 2',3'-cyclic phosphodiesterase gives rise to the protein MPRLFTGLEIPSDTGLMLSLLRGGLRGARWIDPENYHITLRFIGDIDDRMADEVADAFARIERRPVEIRLTGLGSFGNGKPHAVWARVEPTQDLMDLQAEQERILQRLRLPAERRKYIPHVTLARCRSSTNADVARWLSERGDFQAQPFIADRFVLFSSRASVGGGPYLVEEDYPLVARGGGSRGGGLRLMAAEPPWDLP
- the ppa gene encoding inorganic diphosphatase, which codes for MRIDAVPIGKNPPEDINVIVEVSVGGEPIKYEMDKDAGAMYVDRFLYTPMRYPGNYGFVPHTLCGDGDPVDVIVANQRPIVPGAIMNCRPIGVLFMEDEAGMDEKLIAVPSSKLTKRYDNVAHIEDLPAITVDQIKHFFEHYKDLEPGKWVKITGFGGPDDAKRIIRESIERAAAEKA